The Deltaproteobacteria bacterium genome has a window encoding:
- a CDS encoding SDR family oxidoreductase, with the protein TLRARPIPAGRMGEPADVAGLVVFLASPRASWITGATFGVDGGILPVAP; encoded by the coding sequence AGACGCTGCGCGCGCGCCCGATCCCCGCCGGCCGCATGGGCGAGCCGGCGGACGTCGCCGGGCTCGTCGTCTTCCTCGCCTCGCCGCGCGCGAGCTGGATCACCGGCGCCACGTTCGGCGTCGATGGCGGCATCCTCCCCGTCGCGCCGTAG